A genomic segment from Acipenser ruthenus chromosome 5, fAciRut3.2 maternal haplotype, whole genome shotgun sequence encodes:
- the LOC117402250 gene encoding trifunctional enzyme subunit beta, mitochondrial-like yields the protein MASMLAHTIRNCPVNSSWAANLTARSLSSTSHLQAQVQPKTKKTLSKTGVKNVVLVEGVRTPFLLSGTAYNDLMPHDLARAAFQGLLTRTSLPKDAVDYIIYGTVIQEVKTSNVAREAALGAGFSEKTPAHTVTMACISSNQAMTTGVGLIASGQCDTVVAGGVEFMSDVPIRHSRKMRKTLLSLNKAKTMGQRLALLGKLRLDFFAPELPAVAEFSTSETMGHSADRLAAAFGVTRLEQDEFALRSHTLAKKAQDAGLLSDVIKFKVPGRDTITADNGIRPSSMEQMGKLKAAFVKPHGTVTAANSSFLTDGASAVLLMSEEKALAMGYKPKAYLRDFVYVSQDPKDQLLLGPTYGTPKVLEKSGLTMADIDVFEFHEAFAGQIIANMKAMDSDWFAQTYIGKKSKVGAPPMEKFNNWGGSLSLGHPFGATGCRLVTTAANRMIKEGGQYAVVAACAAGGLGHAMIVEAYPQ from the exons ATGGCATCCATGTTGGCACACACTATCAGAAACTGTCCAGTTAATTCGTCTTGGGCTGCTAATCTCA ctGCAAGATCCCTGAGTTCTACTTCACACCTTCAAGCTcaag TTCAACCGAAAACCAAGAAGACCCTGTCTAAAACCGGTGTTAAGAATGTTGTTTTGGTAGAGGGTGTTCGTACACCTTTCCTGCTATCTGGAACAGC tTACAATGATTTGATGCCCCATGACTTGGCCAGAGCAGCTTTTCA ggGTCTTCTCACGAGAACAAGTCTACCAAAAGATGCTGTTGACTATATTATTTATGGAACGGTTATCCAGGAAGTCAAGACGAGCAATGTTGCAAGAGAG GCTGCCTTGGGAGCAGGATTCTCTGAAAAAACTCCAGCACATACAGTTACCATGGCATGCATCTCTTCTAATCAGGCAATGACTACAG GTGTTGGTCTGATTGCCTCAGGCCAGTGTGATACCGTGGTAGCAGGTGGAGTGGAGTTCATGTCTGATGTTCCTATTCGTCACAGTCGGAAGATGAGGAAGACCTTGCTGTCACTGAATAAAGCGAAGACCATGGGCCAGAGACTGGCACTTCTTGGCAAACTACGGCTTGATTTTTTTGCACCAGAG CTCCCAGCAGTTGCAGAGTTTTCCACTAGTGAGACAATGGGTCACTCTGCAGACAGGCTTGCTGCTGCCTTTGGAGTTACACGTCTGGAGCAGGACGAGTTTGCTTTGCGTTCTCACACACTAGCCAAGAAGGCTCAGGATGCAGGCCTTCTTAGTGATGTGATCAAGTTCAAAGTGCCAG GACGGGACACCATTACAGCAGACAATGGGATTAGACCAAGCTCAATGGAGCAGATGGGCAAACTGAAGGCTGCTTTTGTCAAGCCCCATGGAACAGTCACTGCTGCAAACTCATCTTTCTTG ACTGATGGTGCTTCAGCTGTGCTTCTGATGTCTGAAGAGAAAGCACTTGCTATGGGATACAAACCAAAAGCATACCTAAG GGATTTTGTGTATGTATCTCAGGATCCAAAAGACCAGCTTCTGTTGGG CCCAACATATGGTACTCCTAAAGTTCTTGAGAAGAGTGGTTTGACAATGGCTGATATTGATGTTTTTGAGTTCCATGAAGCTTTtgca GGACAGATCATCGCTAACATGAAAGCTATGGACTCTGATTGGTTTGCACAAACTTATATTGGCAAGAAATCAAAG GTCGGTGCTCCTCCCATGGAGAAGTTTAACAATTGGGGTGGGTCCCTGTCTTTGGGACATCCATTCGGGGCCACAGGCTGCCGACTGGTAACAACCGCAGCAAACCGAATGATTAAGGAAGGAGGACAGTATGCTGTGGTAGCTGCCTGTGCTGCAGGAGGACTG ggtCATGCTATGATTGTGGAAGCCTATCCCCAGTAA